From Pontibacter actiniarum, a single genomic window includes:
- the tsaD gene encoding tRNA (adenosine(37)-N6)-threonylcarbamoyltransferase complex transferase subunit TsaD, with amino-acid sequence MTEPTILAIESSCDETSAAVIRGGKVLSNIVNTQAVHEQYGGVVPELASRAHQQNIIPVVTQALLKANVEKSELNAVAFTRGPGLLGALLVGCSFAKSFALGLGIPLIEVNHMQAHILAHFIDEPTPQFPFLCLTVSGGHTQIVLVKDHLTMEIIGQTTDDAVGEAFDKTAKMLGLPYPGGPMLDKMAAQGNPDAFEFPVGNMPEYNYSFSGIKTSVLYFLRDKTKENPSFVEENIADICASVQKTLIKTLLKKLVKASNDLGVKEVAIAGGVSANSGLRQTLQQYAEKYNWNVYIPAFQYCTDNAGMIAIAAHYQYLKGDFATQYVSPEPRLKF; translated from the coding sequence ATGACTGAACCTACAATCTTAGCGATAGAATCCTCTTGCGACGAAACCTCCGCCGCGGTCATCCGTGGGGGAAAGGTGTTGTCGAATATTGTCAATACACAGGCTGTACACGAGCAATACGGCGGTGTTGTGCCAGAGCTAGCCTCCAGAGCGCACCAGCAAAATATCATACCGGTGGTTACGCAGGCTCTGCTCAAGGCAAATGTAGAAAAAAGTGAGCTAAATGCAGTTGCCTTTACACGCGGGCCCGGCCTGCTGGGAGCGCTGCTCGTCGGCTGCTCCTTTGCCAAGTCCTTTGCACTGGGGTTGGGTATCCCTCTCATCGAGGTCAACCACATGCAGGCGCACATCCTGGCTCACTTCATCGATGAACCCACACCGCAATTTCCGTTCCTATGTTTAACTGTTAGCGGTGGTCACACACAAATTGTTCTGGTTAAGGACCATCTTACGATGGAAATCATCGGGCAAACGACGGATGATGCCGTGGGAGAGGCCTTCGACAAGACGGCCAAAATGCTGGGGCTGCCGTACCCGGGAGGGCCGATGCTGGATAAAATGGCCGCACAGGGCAACCCGGATGCCTTTGAGTTCCCGGTGGGCAACATGCCGGAGTATAACTACTCGTTCAGCGGCATTAAAACCTCTGTGCTGTACTTCCTGCGCGATAAAACAAAGGAGAACCCCAGCTTTGTAGAGGAAAACATCGCCGACATTTGTGCCAGCGTACAGAAAACGCTCATCAAAACACTGCTGAAGAAGTTAGTGAAAGCCTCGAATGACCTGGGCGTTAAGGAGGTGGCCATCGCAGGTGGCGTATCGGCTAACTCCGGCCTGCGGCAAACGCTGCAGCAATATGCCGAGAAGTACAACTGGAATGTGTATATCCCTGCCTTTCAGTATTGTACCGATAATGCAGGTATGATTGCCATTGCCGCTCACTACCAGTACCTTAAGGGCGACTTTGCAACGCAGTACGTTAGCCCTGAGCCGAGGCTAAAGTTTTAG
- a CDS encoding thioesterase family protein — MIKPGDTRVYVKQVTAADFARFDDGLVHAVCSTFALAQAAEWAGRLFVLDIKGADEEGIGTFLTINHKAPAFEGEEVEFIATLQKHEGHEVICSYRARVGERLVADGETGQKILKKEKLAKILAPKQV; from the coding sequence ATGATAAAACCCGGAGACACCAGAGTATACGTAAAGCAGGTAACGGCGGCAGACTTTGCGCGTTTCGACGACGGGTTGGTGCATGCCGTTTGCTCCACGTTTGCACTGGCACAGGCTGCGGAGTGGGCCGGGAGGCTGTTTGTGCTAGACATAAAAGGTGCGGATGAAGAGGGGATAGGCACCTTCCTGACGATCAACCACAAAGCCCCCGCTTTTGAAGGGGAGGAAGTGGAGTTTATAGCCACCCTGCAGAAGCATGAGGGGCATGAGGTGATCTGTAGTTACAGGGCCCGTGTGGGAGAGCGCTTGGTGGCCGATGGAGAAACCGGGCAGAAAATTTTGAAAAAAGAAAAACTAGCCAAAATTTTGGCGCCGAAGCAAGTATAA
- the smpB gene encoding SsrA-binding protein SmpB, whose translation MAKDKDRIKKHVNIVNRKASFEYQFIDKYTAGVMLKGTEIKSIREGKVNMQDGYCVFTNGELWLHNVHISTYTEGTHYNHEPMRARKLLLNKSELRKLEKGAEEQGVTIIPTRIFVNDRGFAKVEVALARGKKLYDKRQDIKEKDVKREMARSGY comes from the coding sequence ATGGCGAAAGATAAAGACAGAATAAAGAAGCACGTAAACATCGTTAACCGCAAGGCCTCTTTCGAGTACCAGTTCATCGACAAGTATACCGCCGGTGTGATGCTGAAGGGGACCGAGATCAAATCGATACGCGAGGGCAAAGTGAATATGCAGGACGGTTACTGTGTGTTTACGAACGGGGAGCTGTGGCTGCACAATGTACACATCTCTACCTATACCGAGGGAACCCACTACAACCACGAGCCCATGCGTGCCCGAAAGCTGTTGCTCAACAAGAGCGAGTTGCGCAAGCTGGAGAAGGGAGCCGAGGAGCAAGGTGTTACGATTATACCGACCCGCATCTTTGTAAACGACCGCGGCTTTGCTAAAGTTGAGGTTGCACTGGCGCGTGGTAAGAAGCTGTACGACAAGCGACAGGATATTAAAGAGAAGGATGTGAAGCGCGAGATGGCTCGTAGCGGATACTAA
- a CDS encoding C40 family peptidase produces the protein MEYGIGMLSVVPMRAGTSDKAEIVTQLVFGECYEVVGREDNWLQLELAADGYRGWIDFKQHTPVSAAYYKEWKQAKHPRAMELLQFVSCADAPVPIGLGSYLPFFDGESIRVNEEQYPFRGTASDTAATASQAQVLEVARLFLKAPYLWGGKSILGIDCSGFTQQVFGICGYQLPRDAYQQVTHGEEVHFVTQAQPGDLAYFSNDEGRIIHVGIVLEGQKIMHAHGEVRIDTLDHNGIYNAGRKRYSHTLRIIKRISL, from the coding sequence GTGGAATACGGAATAGGTATGCTGAGTGTGGTGCCGATGCGCGCCGGTACTTCGGATAAGGCTGAAATTGTAACGCAACTGGTCTTTGGCGAGTGCTACGAGGTGGTGGGGCGTGAGGATAACTGGCTGCAGCTGGAATTAGCTGCAGACGGGTACCGTGGCTGGATTGACTTTAAACAGCATACTCCGGTTTCTGCCGCCTACTACAAGGAGTGGAAGCAGGCAAAGCACCCGCGGGCCATGGAGCTGCTGCAGTTCGTTAGCTGTGCCGATGCCCCTGTGCCAATCGGGTTGGGCAGCTACCTCCCTTTTTTCGACGGTGAGAGTATACGGGTAAATGAAGAGCAGTATCCTTTCCGCGGCACTGCCTCTGATACTGCAGCAACAGCCTCGCAGGCGCAGGTGCTGGAGGTGGCCCGCCTCTTTCTCAAAGCGCCTTACTTGTGGGGCGGCAAATCGATTCTCGGCATCGATTGCTCTGGCTTTACGCAGCAGGTGTTCGGCATCTGCGGGTATCAGCTGCCCCGCGATGCCTACCAGCAGGTAACGCACGGCGAGGAAGTGCACTTCGTGACACAGGCGCAGCCCGGCGACCTGGCGTATTTCTCAAACGATGAGGGGCGCATCATACATGTCGGCATCGTGCTGGAGGGCCAGAAAATTATGCATGCCCACGGCGAGGTGCGCATCGATACGCTGGACCACAACGGAATTTACAACGCCGGGCGTAAACGCTACTCCCATACCCTCCGCATTATCAAGAGAATTTCTCTGTAA
- a CDS encoding HNH endonuclease: protein MKEKVLILNQDFSAIAVCSVQKAFLLVYLDKAEMVTKSDGEFLHSISAVYPVPSVIRLQRYVRVPYYGIALSRHNVMRRDGYACQYCGAVKNLTLDHLLPRCRGGQTKWQNLVTACSRCNARKGDRTPEEAGLKLLRKPTRPSLQTFLQLHLNHKNSDWKVYLGVEN, encoded by the coding sequence ATGAAAGAGAAAGTCCTCATCCTGAACCAGGATTTCAGTGCCATTGCTGTCTGCTCTGTGCAGAAAGCTTTTCTGCTGGTCTACCTCGACAAAGCAGAGATGGTCACTAAATCCGATGGCGAGTTCCTGCACTCCATAAGTGCAGTGTATCCGGTCCCCTCCGTTATCCGTTTGCAGCGCTATGTGCGCGTGCCTTACTACGGTATTGCCCTGAGCCGGCACAACGTTATGCGGCGCGACGGCTATGCCTGCCAGTACTGCGGCGCCGTTAAAAACCTTACCCTGGACCATCTGCTGCCGCGCTGTAGGGGAGGGCAGACCAAGTGGCAGAACCTCGTTACGGCCTGCTCCCGCTGCAACGCCCGCAAGGGGGACCGCACCCCAGAAGAGGCCGGGCTGAAACTCCTGCGCAAGCCTACGCGTCCGTCGCTCCAAACCTTTCTGCAGCTTCACCTCAATCATAAAAACAGCGACTGGAAAGTATACCTGGGGGTGGAAAACTAA
- the rpsA gene encoding 30S ribosomal protein S1 produces MSNSPENFDWDKFESQGFGAGYSKAEKAEMEKMYDDTLTTVQEQEVVTGTVVGVTDRDVILNIGFKSDGLVSISEFRDMPDLKPGDQVEVFIEDQEDPNGQLILSRKKAKIVSAWARIYDALENDNVLEGVVKRRTKGGLIMDIHGVEAFLPGSQIDVKPIRDFDVFVGKKMEVKVVKINAAFDNVVVSHKVLIEKDLEQQRAAILNNLEKGQVLEGVIKNMTNFGVFIDLGGVDGLLHITDISWGRINHPEEVLQLDQKVNIVVLDFDEDKKRISLGMKQLTPHPWDALPAEIEVGSRVKGKIVNVADYGAFLELMPGVEGLIHVSEMSWSQHLRNPQDFIKQGDEVEAVVLTLDRQERKMSLGIKQLTEDPWTKEDVLTKYAIGTKHTGIVRNLTNFGLFLELEEGVDGLVHVSDLSWTKKIKHPSEFVKVGENLDVVVLELDVPNRRLALGHKQLEENPWDTFESVFNIGSVHKATVLEKSDRGAVLELPYGIEGFSFPKGLTKEDGSQVEAGETLDFRVTEFSKEDRKIILSHTATHTEVEPSPRAAKATKKAAPAGEKKEARAPKVQKEADRSTLGDLDALSALKEQMLENEKEAGVKKLEAAAKKSKDSNEGEVSEEENNA; encoded by the coding sequence ATGAGTAATTCTCCAGAAAATTTCGACTGGGACAAGTTTGAGTCTCAGGGTTTCGGTGCTGGCTACAGCAAAGCTGAGAAAGCCGAAATGGAAAAAATGTATGACGACACCCTGACTACTGTACAGGAGCAGGAGGTTGTTACCGGAACTGTTGTTGGTGTTACTGATCGTGACGTAATCCTGAACATCGGTTTCAAATCTGATGGCCTTGTGTCTATCTCTGAGTTCAGAGACATGCCGGACCTGAAGCCAGGCGATCAGGTGGAAGTATTTATCGAAGACCAGGAAGATCCAAACGGTCAGCTTATCTTGTCTCGCAAGAAGGCGAAAATCGTTAGCGCCTGGGCTAGAATTTACGACGCGCTTGAGAACGACAACGTTCTGGAGGGTGTGGTTAAGAGAAGAACCAAAGGTGGTCTTATCATGGATATCCATGGTGTGGAGGCCTTCTTGCCAGGTTCACAGATCGACGTGAAGCCGATCCGCGACTTCGACGTGTTCGTAGGCAAGAAAATGGAAGTGAAAGTTGTGAAAATCAACGCCGCTTTCGACAACGTGGTTGTATCTCACAAAGTACTTATCGAGAAAGACCTGGAGCAGCAGCGTGCCGCTATCCTGAACAACCTGGAAAAAGGTCAGGTTCTGGAAGGCGTTATCAAGAACATGACAAACTTCGGTGTGTTCATCGACCTTGGTGGCGTAGACGGTCTGCTTCACATCACAGATATTTCTTGGGGCCGTATCAACCACCCAGAGGAAGTATTGCAGCTTGACCAGAAAGTTAACATCGTTGTTCTTGACTTCGACGAAGACAAGAAGCGTATCTCTCTGGGCATGAAGCAACTTACACCACATCCGTGGGATGCACTTCCTGCTGAGATTGAGGTTGGCTCTAGAGTTAAAGGCAAAATCGTTAACGTGGCTGACTACGGCGCATTCCTGGAACTGATGCCAGGTGTTGAAGGTCTGATCCACGTTTCTGAAATGTCATGGTCACAGCACCTGCGCAACCCACAGGACTTCATCAAGCAAGGCGACGAGGTTGAGGCAGTAGTTCTGACACTGGACCGTCAGGAGCGCAAAATGTCTCTGGGCATTAAGCAGCTTACTGAAGACCCGTGGACAAAAGAGGACGTGTTGACGAAATACGCTATCGGTACGAAACACACTGGTATCGTTCGTAACCTGACAAACTTCGGCCTGTTCCTGGAACTGGAAGAAGGTGTTGATGGCCTGGTACACGTATCTGACCTGTCTTGGACTAAGAAGATCAAGCACCCATCTGAGTTCGTTAAAGTTGGTGAAAACCTGGATGTAGTTGTTCTGGAGCTGGACGTTCCTAACAGAAGACTGGCACTGGGCCACAAGCAGCTGGAGGAGAACCCTTGGGATACGTTCGAGTCTGTATTCAACATCGGTTCTGTACACAAAGCTACAGTTCTGGAGAAATCAGACAGAGGCGCCGTGCTTGAGCTGCCTTACGGCATCGAAGGCTTCTCATTCCCTAAAGGTTTGACGAAAGAAGACGGTTCTCAGGTAGAGGCTGGCGAAACGCTGGACTTCAGAGTAACTGAGTTCTCTAAAGAAGATCGTAAGATCATCCTTTCTCATACTGCAACGCACACTGAAGTAGAGCCATCTCCAAGAGCGGCTAAAGCTACGAAGAAAGCTGCGCCAGCAGGTGAGAAGAAAGAAGCAAGAGCTCCTAAAGTACAGAAAGAGGCAGATCGCTCTACACTGGGTGACCTGGACGCACTTTCTGCCCTGAAAGAGCAAATGCTGGAGAACGAGAAAGAAGCTGGTGTTAAGAAATTAGAGGCTGCGGCTAAAAAGTCAAAAGACTCTAACGAAGGCGAAGTTTCTGAAGAAGAGAACAACGCTTAA